A genomic region of Saccopteryx bilineata isolate mSacBil1 chromosome 1, mSacBil1_pri_phased_curated, whole genome shotgun sequence contains the following coding sequences:
- the RELA gene encoding transcription factor p65: MDDLFPLIFPSEPAQASGPYVEIIEQPKQRGMRFRYKCEGRSAGSIPGERSTDTTKTHPTIKINGYTGPGTVRISLVTKDPPHRPHPHELVGKDCRDGYYEAELCPDRCIHSFQNLGIQCVKKRDLEQAISQRIQTNNNPFQVPIEEQRGDYDLNAVRLCFQVTVRDPSGRPLCLAPVLSHPIFDNRAPNTAELKICRVNRNSGSCLGGDEIFLLCDKVQKEDIEVYFTGPGWEARGSFSQADVHRQVAIVFRTPPYADPSLQTPVRVSMQLRRPSDRELSEPMEFQYLPDTDDRHRIEEKRKRTYETFKSIMKKSPFSGPTDPRPVSRRIAVPSRSSAPVPKPAPQPYPFTPSLSTINFEEFSPMVFSPGQIPGQPSALAPAPAPAPSMAPALVQAPAPVPVLASGLAQAVAPPAPKPPQAGEGTLTEALLQLQFDADEDLGALLGNNTDPAVFTDLASVDNSEFQQLLNQGVSMAPHTAEPMLMEYPEAITRLVTGSQRPPDPAPTPLGTSGLPNGLLSGDEDFSSIADMDFSALLSQISS, encoded by the exons ATGGACG aCCTGTTCCCCCTCATCTTCCCATCCG AGCCCGCCCAGGCCTCTGGCCCCTATGTGGAGATCATTGAGCAGCCCAAGCAGCGTGGCATGCGCTTCCGCTACAAGTGTGAGGGCCGCTCGGCAGGCAGTATCCCAGGCGAGAGGAGCACGGATACCACAAAGACCCACCCTACCATTAAG ATCAATGGCTACACTGGGCCGGGGACAGTTCGCATTTCTCTGGTCACCAAGGACCCTCCGCACCGGCCTCACCCCCACGAGCTGGTAGGGAAAGACTGCCGGGACGGCTACTATGAGGCTGAACTGTGCCCGGACCGTTGCATCCACAG CTTCCAGAACCTGGGGATCCAGTGTGTGAAAAAGCGGGACCTGGAGCAGGCCATCAGCCAGCGCATCCAGACCAACAACAACCCCTTCCAAG TTCCCATAGAAGAGCAGCGTGGAGACTACGACCTGAATGCCGTGCGACTCTGCTTCCAGGTGACAGTGCGGGACCCGTCAGGCAGACCCCTCTGCCTGGCGCCTGTCCTCTCTCATCCCATCTTTGACAACC GCGCCCCCAACACAGCAGAGCTCAAGATCTGCAGGGTGAACCGCAACTCCGGGAGCTGCCTCGGGGGTGACGAGATCTTCCTGCTGTGTGACAAGGTGCAGAAAG AGGACATTGAAGTGTATTTCACGGGGCCAGGCTGGGAGGCCCGAGGCTCCTTTTCACAAGCTGATGTACACCGACAAGTGGCCATTGTGTTCCGGACGCCTCCCTATGCAGACCCCAGCCTGCAGACCCCCGTGCGTGTCTCTATGCAGCTGCGGCGGCCTTCAGATCGGGAGCTCAGTGAGCCCATGGAATTCCAATACTTGCCAGACACAG ATGATCGTCATCGAATCGAGGAGAAACGGAAAAGGACGTATGAGACCTTCAAGAGCATCATGAAGAAGAGTCCTTTCAGTG GACCCACTGACCCCCGGCCTGTGTCCCGCCGCATTGCTGTGCCTTCCCGCAGCTCAGCTCCTGTCCCCAAGCCAG CTCCCCAGCCCTATCCCTTTACGCCATCCCTCAGCACCATCAACTTTGAGGAGTTTTCTCCCATGGTATTTTCTCCTGGGCAGATCCCAGGCCAGCCCTCGGCCTTGGCCCcggcccccgcccctgccccatcCATGGCACCAGCTCTGGTTCAGGCCCCGGCCCCGGTCCCAGTCCTGGCCTCAGGCCTTGCTCAGGCTGTGGCCCCGCCTGCCCCCAAACCCCCCCAGGCAGGGGAAGGGACACTGACAGAGGCCCTGCTGCAGCTACAGTTTGATGCTGATGAAGACCTGGGGGCCCTGCTGGGCAATAACACTGACCCAGCCGTGTTCACAGACCTGGCATCTGTCGACAACTCGGAGTTTCAGCAGCTGCTGAACCAGGGGGTATCTATGGCCCCCCACACTGCAGAGCCCATGCTGATGGAGTACCCTGAGGCTATAACACGCCTGGTGACAGGGTCCCAGAGGCCCCCTGACCCAGCTCCCACTCCCCTGGGGACCTCTGGGCTCCCCAACGGTCTCCTCTCAGGGGATGAAGACTTCTCCTCCATTGCAGACATGGACTTCTCAGCCCTTCTGAGTCAGATCAGCTCCTAA